One Phoenix dactylifera cultivar Barhee BC4 chromosome 8, palm_55x_up_171113_PBpolish2nd_filt_p, whole genome shotgun sequence genomic window carries:
- the LOC103708712 gene encoding serine/threonine-protein phosphatase 5, translating to MTSMVENANPNIERAEEIKLLANDAFKANKFSQAIELYSQAIELNGLNAVYWANRAFAHTKREEYGSAIQDATKAIELDPKYSKGYYRRGAAYLAMGKFKEALKDFQQVKKICPSDPDASKKLKECEKAVQKLRFEEAIAVHESARRSVAESIDFRCIDVEPHYTGARIEGEVVTLDFVKKMMEDFRNQKCLHKRYAYQIVLQAREMLGAMPALVDITVPDGHHFTVCGDVHGQYFDLLNIFELNGLPSEENPYLFNGDFVDRGSFSVEVILTLFAFKCMCPTAMYLSRGNHESKSMNKIYGFEGEVRSKLSETFVELFAEVFCCLPLAHVINGKIFVVHGGLFSVDGVKLSDIRAIDRFCEPPEEGIMCELLWSDPQPQLGRGPSKRGVGLSFGADVTKKFIEENNLDLVVRSHEVKDEGYEIEHDGKLITVFSAPNYCDQMGNKGAFIRFAAPELKPDIVSFSAVPHPDVKPMAYASNFLRLFS from the exons ATGACCAGTATGGTTGAAAATGCAAATCCAAATATTGAACGAGCAGAAGAAATCAAGCTCTTAGCTAACGACGCATTCAAAG CCAACAAGTTCTCCCAAGCCATAGAGTTGTATAGTCAAGCTATCGAATTAAATGGTCTCAATGCGGTATATTGGGCAAATCGTGCATTTGCACACACCAAACGTGAGGAATATGGTAGCGCTATCCAGGATGCAACAAAAGCAATTGAGCTTGATCCTAAATATTCAAAG GGTTATTATAGACGGGGTGCAGCATATCTCGCCATGGGGAAGTTCAAGGAAGCTTTGAAAGATTTTCAACAG GTGAAAAAAATTTGTCCAAGTGATCCGGATGCTTCAAAGAAGTTGAAAGAATGTGAAAAGGCTGTCCAGAAGCTTCGATTTGAAGAAGCAATTGCTGTCCATGAGTCCGCGAGACGCTCTGTTGCAGAATCTATAGATTTTCGTTGTATAG ATGTGGAGCCACACTATACTGGAGCAAGAATAGAGGGCGAAGTGGTAACTTTGGATTTTGTGAAGAAGATGATGGAAGATTTTAGGAACCAGAAATGCTTACACAAAAG GTATGCATATCAGATTGTCTTACAAGCCAGGGAGATGTTGGGGGCTATGCCGGCTCTTGTTGATATCACTGTTCCAGATGGTCATCATTTCACAGTTTGTGGTGATGTGCATGGCCAG TATTTTGATCTCCTAAATATTTTTGAGCTCAATGGACTTCCCTCGGAGGAAAACCCTTACCTTTTCAATGGGGACTTTGTGGACAGAGGATCATTCTCTGTTGAAGTTATTCTCACACTGTTTGCATTCAAGTGCATGTGTCCCACAG CTATGTATCTTTCGAGAGGAAACCATGAAAGTAAGAGTATGAACAAGATTTATGGTTTTGAGGGAGAGGTCAGGTCAAAGTTGAGTGAAACATTTGTTGAACTCTTCGCAGAAGTATTTTGTTGTTTACCTTTGGCTCATGTCATAAATGGCAAGATCTTTGTAGTTCATGGAGGATTATTTAGTGTTGATGGTGTGAAGCTCTCTGATATACGAGCAATTGATCGTTTCTGTGAGCCTCCTGAAGAAG GTATTATGTGTGAATTGCTTTGGAGCGACCCGCAGCCTCAACTAGGTAGAGGCCCCAGCAAGCGAGGTGTGGGTCTTTCCTTTGGTGCAGATGTGACAAAGAAATTCATAGAAGAAAATAATCTTG ATCTTGTTGTTCGATCCCATGAAGTTAAGGATGAGGGTTATGAGATCGAACATGACGGGAAGCTTATAACAGTATTTTCTGCTCCAAATTATTGTGATCAG
- the LOC103708674 gene encoding E3 ubiquitin-protein ligase CCNB1IP1 homolog isoform X1: MRCNACWRELDGKAISTTCGHLLCTEDASKILSNDSACPVCDQALSKSHMRPIDINPGDHWINMAMAGVPPQILMKTAYRGVMFYIGQKELEMQYKLNKIAGQCQQKCEVMQEKIMEKLEQVHAAYQKMAKRCQMMEQEIESLSKDKQELQEKYAEKSRQKRKLDEMYDQLRSGYESVKRSAIQPAGNFFSRTEPDLFSGMGDMMDSRDRLRQGQREEIWPSARQKNSNSGAYNLSGGSPAQTAPVPVDAGTRRQPHALFGPGASNPAATLRNLIISPMKQPQLSRTHPHLFTL, encoded by the exons ATGAGGTGCAATGCTTGCTGGCGGGAATTGGATGGGAAAGCCATATCAACCACCTGTGGCCACCTCCTGT GCACTGAAGATGCAAGCAAGATACTCAGCAACGATTCTGCATGCCCAGTTTGTGATCAAGCGCTCTCCAAAAG CCACATGAGACCAATTGATATAAATCCTGGTGATCACTGGATAAAT ATGGCGATGGCTGGAGTGCCCCCGCAAATTC TCATGAAGACTGCATATCGAGGCGTGATGTTTTACATTGGACAAAAGGAATTAGAGATGCAATACAAATTGAACAAGATCGCTGGGCAATGCCAGCAGAAATGTGAGGTCATGCAagaaaaaattatggaaaaatTGGAGCAAGTGCATGCTGCATACCAGAAAATGGCCAAGAGGTGCCAGATGATGGAacaagagattgaaagcttaTCAAAAGATAAGCAAGAACTACAAGAAAAATATGCTGAGAAATCCAG GCAGAAGAGGAAGCTAGATGAGATGTATGATCAGCTGAGGAGTGGGTATGAGTCTGTTAAGCGTTCAGCAATCCAACCTGCAGGCAACTTCTTTTCAAGAACTGAACCAGACTTGTTCTCCGGCATGGGTGACATGATGGATAGCAGAGACCGCCTCAGACAAG GGCAGAGAGAGGAGATATGGCCTTCAGCCAGACAGAAAAATTCCAACTCGGGTGCCTATAATCTTTCTGGGGGCTCACCAGCACAGACTGCTCCAGTTCCTGTAGATGCTGGAACCAGGAGACAGCCACACGCTTTATTTGGACCTGGTGCGAGCAATCCTGCTGCTACTTTGCGTAATCTAATAATCTCACCCATGAAGCAGCCTCAGCTATCACGTACCCACCCACACTTGTTCAC GTTGTAA
- the LOC103708674 gene encoding E3 ubiquitin-protein ligase CCNB1IP1 homolog isoform X3, with the protein MRCNACWRELDGKAISTTCGHLLCTEDASKILSNDSACPVCDQALSKSHMRPIDINPGDHWINMAMAGVPPQILMKTAYRGVMFYIGQKELEMQYKLNKIAGQCQQKCEVMQEKIMEKLEQVHAAYQKMAKRCQMMEQEIESLSKDKQELQEKYAEKSRQKRKLDEMYDQLRSGYESVKRSAIQPAGNFFSRTEPDLFSGMGDMMDSRDRLRQGQREEIWPSARQKNSNSGAYNLSGGSPAQTAPVPVDAGTRRQPHALFGPGASNPAATLRNLIISPMKQPQLSRTHPHLFT; encoded by the exons ATGAGGTGCAATGCTTGCTGGCGGGAATTGGATGGGAAAGCCATATCAACCACCTGTGGCCACCTCCTGT GCACTGAAGATGCAAGCAAGATACTCAGCAACGATTCTGCATGCCCAGTTTGTGATCAAGCGCTCTCCAAAAG CCACATGAGACCAATTGATATAAATCCTGGTGATCACTGGATAAAT ATGGCGATGGCTGGAGTGCCCCCGCAAATTC TCATGAAGACTGCATATCGAGGCGTGATGTTTTACATTGGACAAAAGGAATTAGAGATGCAATACAAATTGAACAAGATCGCTGGGCAATGCCAGCAGAAATGTGAGGTCATGCAagaaaaaattatggaaaaatTGGAGCAAGTGCATGCTGCATACCAGAAAATGGCCAAGAGGTGCCAGATGATGGAacaagagattgaaagcttaTCAAAAGATAAGCAAGAACTACAAGAAAAATATGCTGAGAAATCCAG GCAGAAGAGGAAGCTAGATGAGATGTATGATCAGCTGAGGAGTGGGTATGAGTCTGTTAAGCGTTCAGCAATCCAACCTGCAGGCAACTTCTTTTCAAGAACTGAACCAGACTTGTTCTCCGGCATGGGTGACATGATGGATAGCAGAGACCGCCTCAGACAAG GGCAGAGAGAGGAGATATGGCCTTCAGCCAGACAGAAAAATTCCAACTCGGGTGCCTATAATCTTTCTGGGGGCTCACCAGCACAGACTGCTCCAGTTCCTGTAGATGCTGGAACCAGGAGACAGCCACACGCTTTATTTGGACCTGGTGCGAGCAATCCTGCTGCTACTTTGCGTAATCTAATAATCTCACCCATGAAGCAGCCTCAGCTATCACGTACCCACCCACACTTGTTCACGTAA
- the LOC103708674 gene encoding E3 ubiquitin-protein ligase CCNB1IP1 homolog isoform X2 codes for MRCNACWRELDGKAISTTCGHLLCTEDASKILSNDSACPVCDQALSKSHMRPIDINPGDHWINMAMAGVPPQILMKTAYRGVMFYIGQKELEMQYKLNKIAGQCQQKCEVMQEKIMEKLEQVHAAYQKMAKRCQMMEQEIESLSKDKQELQEKYAEKSRQKRKLDEMYDQLRSGYESVKRSAIQPAGNFFSRTEPDLFSGMGDMMDSRDRLRQGQREEIWPSARQKNSNSGAYNLSGGSPAQTAPVPVDAGTRRQPHALFGPGASNPAATLRNLIISPMKQPQLSRTHPHLFT; via the exons ATGAGGTGCAATGCTTGCTGGCGGGAATTGGATGGGAAAGCCATATCAACCACCTGTGGCCACCTCCTGT GCACTGAAGATGCAAGCAAGATACTCAGCAACGATTCTGCATGCCCAGTTTGTGATCAAGCGCTCTCCAAAAG CCACATGAGACCAATTGATATAAATCCTGGTGATCACTGGATAAAT ATGGCGATGGCTGGAGTGCCCCCGCAAATTC TCATGAAGACTGCATATCGAGGCGTGATGTTTTACATTGGACAAAAGGAATTAGAGATGCAATACAAATTGAACAAGATCGCTGGGCAATGCCAGCAGAAATGTGAGGTCATGCAagaaaaaattatggaaaaatTGGAGCAAGTGCATGCTGCATACCAGAAAATGGCCAAGAGGTGCCAGATGATGGAacaagagattgaaagcttaTCAAAAGATAAGCAAGAACTACAAGAAAAATATGCTGAGAAATCCAG GCAGAAGAGGAAGCTAGATGAGATGTATGATCAGCTGAGGAGTGGGTATGAGTCTGTTAAGCGTTCAGCAATCCAACCTGCAGGCAACTTCTTTTCAAGAACTGAACCAGACTTGTTCTCCGGCATGGGTGACATGATGGATAGCAGAGACCGCCTCAGACAAG GGCAGAGAGAGGAGATATGGCCTTCAGCCAGACAGAAAAATTCCAACTCGGGTGCCTATAATCTTTCTGGGGGCTCACCAGCACAGACTGCTCCAGTTCCTGTAGATGCTGGAACCAGGAGACAGCCACACGCTTTATTTGGACCTGGTGCGAGCAATCCTGCTGCTACTTTGCGTAATCTAATAATCTCACCCATGAAGCAGCCTCAGCTATCACGTACCCACCCACACTTGTTCAC GTGA
- the LOC120111735 gene encoding integrin-linked protein kinase 1-like, producing MRQPRRRSTREPSSFGGFQQSSLALRPGGPPHRAEYSPTEIESTVDLMYLAGKGDGGGIRGLLESDIVVNFKGIDGRTALHVTAFQGRLDVVDLLLLSGAVVDPRHRNTSLLRFEVEHIIASMHVKMARKVPDYGFHPSELDFTNSVEITKCTCLVQKTFGVYFDEAFPQHLEHFATWLGIEVAVKMFNEDVITDKDKMWVDLKGNLDTGFHCFSKYSIQILSNFWALQSNRMMAVMEYLPKQAAEGSETVCEDRPLDYKNRSAFTCPTYITSESNMK from the exons ATGCGTCAACCCCGTCGGCGTTCCACGAGGGAACCCTCGAGCTTCGGGGGGTTCCAGCAGTCCTCCCTCGCGCTGCGGCCCGGCGGACCACCCCATCGTGCGGAGTATTCCCCGACGGAGATTGAATCTACGGTCGATCTCATGTACCTCGCCGGCAAGGGCGATGGGGGAGGCATCCGAGGCCTCTTGGAGTCCGACATCGTCGTCAACTTCAAGGGCATCGACGGGAGGACGGCTCTGCACGTCACCGCGTTCCAGGGCCGCCTCGATGTCGTCGATTTGCTGCTCCTCAGCGGCGCCGTGGTGGATCCCAGGCACCG gAACACTTCCCTGCTAAGATTTGAAGTTGAGCACATC ATTGCTTCTATGCATGTGAAAATGGCACGTAAAGTTCCAGACTATGGGTTTCATCCAAGTGAACTTGATTTCACAAACAGTGTTGAAATAACCAAG TGTACATGCCTAGTGCAGAAAACATTTGGAGTCTACTTTGATGAGGCATTTCCCCAACATTT GGAGCATTTTGCAACATGGCTAGGAATAGAGGTTGCTGTTAAAATGTTTAATGAAGATGTTATTACTGATAAGGATAAAATGTGGGTTGATCTCA AAGGGAACTTAGACACGGGCTTTCATTGCTTCAGCAAATACAGCATTCAAATATTGTCCAATTTTTGGGCGCTACAAAGTAATCGAATGATGGCAGTTATGGAATATCTGCCAAAG CAAGCTGCTGAAGGTAGTGAAACTGTCTGTGAGGACAGACCGCTTGATTACAAGAATCGTTCAGCTTTCACTTGCCCCACCTATATAACTTCTGAAAGCAATATGAAGTGA